In Kutzneria kofuensis, the DNA window AACCGCCTTGACGATGTCGACGTAGTACCAACGTTCAAGCTCGTTGCCCCGAGCGTCGACCGTCCGGACCGGACGGTCCAGGTAGAGGGCCTGGAAGAGCGAGGTCAGGCGCTGCTGTCCGTCCAACAACAACAGATCGGGAATGACGGACCGCCTCGCCTCGGCGCCGGTGAGAGGCCGCGCTCGAAAAGGGGTTCGACCACCGGTCGACAGCGTCATCACGACACCCAACGGATAGTCGAGGGTCACCGTCGCGATCAGCTCTCGAATCCGCTGGTCGTCCCACTTCCAGTCGCGCTGGAAGTCCGGAAGCTGCAAGACCCCCTTCTCGATGTCGTCGAGTACATCCTTCAGCCTGGGACTGTCAAGGCCCACTGCGCGCTCCCCCGCCCTACGGCGTATCCAGCAGATATACAGCCCTCCATTTGATCAATCGTGCGGTGACACGTCAAGGGATGTCGTGGAATCAGCGCCAGTGCGCGAGACGAGTGAGACACTGGCACGGTGAGTGGACGACAGGTCAGCGCGGCACGTCGGCGCGAGGTCATCGACGCCCTCCGGCGCGGCGCTGTGCCGGCATCTGGTCTGGACCTTCTGGCGACCGGGCTCGGGCGATTCGAGGCGGCACTCGACGCCGAACTGGACTCGGTCGTTTCCGGAGCGGCAGTCTTCAAGGCCATCCGGGGCGAGTACGGTTCCGGCAAGACCTTCTTCAGCCGCTGGCTGGGCGAGCGGGCGCGGCGGCGGAATTTCGCCGTCGCCGAGATCCAGATCTCCGAAACCGAGACGCCACTGCACAAACTGGAAACTGTTTACCGCCGCCTCACCGAACGCCTAACCACCACGAGCTTTCCGCCCAGCGCGCTACGCCCCGTTGTCGACTCGTGGTTCTACGCATTGGAGGAAGACGCTCTCGCCAGTGGGACGCAGGAGGAGGAACTGCCAGCAGCCGTCGAACTGCTGCTGACGCGCAGACTTGCCGAGGTCTCCCGGCATGCCCCGTCCTTCGCCACCGCACTGCGCGGGTACCGGGCAGCACTGTCCGCCGGGGATGAACCAACAGCCTCGGCCATTCTGAGCTGGCTGGGCGGGCAGCCGCACGTGGCCGCCGCGGCTCGCCGGGCCGCGGGGGTGCGCGGTGACCTCGACCACTTCGGTGCTCTCGGCTTCCTGCAGGGGCTACTCACCGTGCTGCGTGACTCCGGACACGCGGGCCTGTTCGTGGTGCTCGACGAAGTGGAGACGTTGCAACGCGTGCGCTCCGACGCCCGGGACAAGGCGCTGAACGCTCTCCGACAGCTCATCGACGAGGTGCACTCAGGGCGGTTTCCCGGTCTGTATCTGGTGATCACCGGGACACCTGCCTTTTTCGACGGCACACAGGGCGTCCAGCGATTGACTCCGCTCGCGCAGCGACTGGCAACGGACTTCACCACTGATCCCCGTTTCGACAATCCCCGGGCGGTGCAACTGCGCCTGCCCGGGTTCACTTTGGACTCATTGACGGCCCTGGGGGGCACCATCCGCGACCTGTACACGACGGGAGCCGACAGCCCAGACCGGATCAGGAAGCTCGCAGATGACGAGTACGTGGCCGACTTGGCACGCGCGGTCAGCGGCGCGCTGGGTGGCAAAGTGGGGATCGCGCCCCGGCTGTTCCTGAAGAAGCTTGTCGGCGATGTCCTGGATCGCATCGACCAGTTCGACGATTTCGATCCTCGCAAGCACTACCGGCTCACGGTGTCAGGCAACGAACTCACGGACACAGAACGCAACTTCGCGGCTGCTCCAGCCACGTCCGCCGACGACATCGACCTGGATGTGAAATGACCGAGGGACCGACCACACCGGGTGATCCGTCGGAGCGCCTCGATCCTGTCCTTCTGCACCACATCGTCAACACATTGGGGTGGTCCGATCTACGCCCGTTCCAGAAGGCAGCGATCGATCCGGTAATCGCAGGTGAGGACGCACTCCTGCTCGCACCGACCGCTGGCGGCAAAACCGAAGCGGCCTGCTTCCCTCTGCTGTCTGCAATGACGCAGCAACGGTGGCAGGGCGTGTCCGTGCTCTACCTCTGCCCCCTCAAGGCACTGCTGAACAATCTTGTCGCCCGCGTTGACTCGTACGCCCAGTGGCTGGGCCGACGCGCTGCGCTGTGGCATGGGGACACTAGGGAGTCGCAGCGCCAGCGCATCCGCTTGGATCCGCCGGACATCCTGCTCACCACCCCGGAGTCGCTTGAGTCGATGCTCATCGGGCTGAAGACGGACCATGCCCAGTTGCTCAGCCGTGTGCGAGCCGTGGTCGTAGACGAGGTCCATGCGTTCGCCGGTGACGACCGGGGCTGGCATCTGCTCGCTGTGTTGGAACGCCTTCACCGT includes these proteins:
- the brxD gene encoding BREX system ATP-binding protein BrxD, producing the protein MSGRQVSAARRREVIDALRRGAVPASGLDLLATGLGRFEAALDAELDSVVSGAAVFKAIRGEYGSGKTFFSRWLGERARRRNFAVAEIQISETETPLHKLETVYRRLTERLTTTSFPPSALRPVVDSWFYALEEDALASGTQEEELPAAVELLLTRRLAEVSRHAPSFATALRGYRAALSAGDEPTASAILSWLGGQPHVAAAARRAAGVRGDLDHFGALGFLQGLLTVLRDSGHAGLFVVLDEVETLQRVRSDARDKALNALRQLIDEVHSGRFPGLYLVITGTPAFFDGTQGVQRLTPLAQRLATDFTTDPRFDNPRAVQLRLPGFTLDSLTALGGTIRDLYTTGADSPDRIRKLADDEYVADLARAVSGALGGKVGIAPRLFLKKLVGDVLDRIDQFDDFDPRKHYRLTVSGNELTDTERNFAAAPATSADDIDLDVK